One part of the Terriglobales bacterium genome encodes these proteins:
- a CDS encoding energy transducer TonB: MPTDLQASPITGEQPASTSASPELNFLLPEGQIDQPFWRSLRAQVRELLHPTKTAPLTLTSKPVRVRLIGDDVSAPLWISLPRQIKDRLFPEKTAPLELTSRPVRVKPIWEEDQYKNKSAMISAIAHCAFIGGIILVSVLGARVVKKVQQQQSVTLIAPDLSGIMPVVPDGGGKKLQGGGGGGDRDKIQAPKGKLPKFSMEQITPPAVVIRNDHPKLAVEPTVVMPPNVKLPVQNNMPSLGDPIAGIPNGPPSNGTGSGGGIGSGSGGGVGSGEGGGVGPGKGGGFGGGVFQVGKFGVSAPRAIYTPDPEYSEEARKAKYQGTVVLWLIVDPSGRPRDIRVSRSLGLGLDQKAVEAVRQWKFEPAKKDGQPVAVQINVEVNFRLY; this comes from the coding sequence ATGCCGACGGATCTTCAAGCATCTCCGATCACAGGCGAGCAGCCGGCCAGCACGTCAGCTTCGCCCGAGCTGAACTTTCTTTTGCCCGAGGGGCAAATTGACCAGCCTTTTTGGCGTTCGCTGCGGGCTCAGGTTCGTGAGCTCCTGCATCCGACGAAAACAGCGCCGCTCACGCTCACCTCCAAGCCCGTGCGCGTGCGTTTGATAGGCGACGATGTAAGCGCCCCGCTTTGGATATCGCTGCCGCGCCAGATCAAAGATCGGTTGTTCCCGGAAAAGACAGCGCCACTGGAGCTAACTTCCAGGCCGGTCCGCGTGAAGCCCATCTGGGAAGAGGATCAATATAAGAATAAGAGCGCGATGATTTCCGCGATCGCGCATTGCGCGTTTATCGGCGGAATCATTCTGGTTTCGGTTCTGGGAGCCAGGGTCGTAAAGAAAGTGCAACAGCAACAGTCGGTCACGCTGATAGCTCCAGATTTGAGCGGCATCATGCCGGTCGTTCCCGATGGTGGCGGCAAGAAACTGCAGGGCGGCGGCGGTGGTGGAGATCGCGACAAGATTCAGGCTCCCAAGGGGAAGCTACCCAAATTCTCCATGGAGCAAATCACCCCTCCGGCAGTGGTGATCCGCAATGACCATCCGAAGCTAGCTGTGGAGCCTACGGTGGTGATGCCACCCAATGTGAAGCTTCCAGTACAGAACAATATGCCGAGCCTTGGCGATCCGATCGCGGGTATTCCTAACGGTCCGCCTTCGAATGGCACCGGCTCGGGCGGTGGAATCGGATCGGGAAGCGGTGGCGGCGTCGGCTCGGGTGAAGGTGGCGGCGTCGGCCCGGGCAAGGGCGGCGGATTCGGCGGAGGTGTCTTCCAAGTTGGGAAGTTCGGCGTGTCCGCACCCCGGGCGATCTACACCCCTGATCCCGAGTACTCGGAAGAGGCCCGCAAGGCGAAGTACCAGGGCACAGTGGTTTTGTGGCTGATCGTGGATCCCAGTGGTCGGCCGCGCGATATCAGAGTATCTCGCAGCCTGGGCCTCGGCCTGGATCAAAAGGCAGTGGAGGCGGTACGGCAGTGGAAGTTTGAGCCAGCCAAGAAAGACGGCCAGCCAGTCGCAGTTCAGATCAACGTTGAAGTTAACTTCCGGCTGTATTGA